In Deltaproteobacteria bacterium, the following proteins share a genomic window:
- a CDS encoding FHA domain-containing protein has product MVILCPSCRAKQKVDVNSLVDDGLVRCSECFNVFVVSLENLKELWQRKQGQAGEDARLARFERAAVGDYLPPARRRALSEARSLQESPDAILDRTGFDERSQEPDIGAATILGQIVSEPDAVAARKTGAKSWGTLVVMDSGGGQGRAVQLRASPFVIGREGCDLNLRDIEISRRHLELLWRDEPFARDLGSTNGSFLNGKRIGEVQLRHQDQIELGRSRMLFLASEPVRIAPVPAGDLPVSELTLSLSRLRPVKAAAQGDTPVCAGLDVIEGPDTGRHYRFEQASLLIGREAPDIRLSDRQVSRKHCQVELLSRDQIFVKDLASRNGTAVNGVMVKYARLAPGDRITVGDTTLVFLMEG; this is encoded by the coding sequence GTGGTTATCCTCTGCCCCTCCTGCCGCGCCAAGCAGAAGGTCGATGTGAATTCACTCGTGGATGATGGCCTTGTCCGTTGTTCCGAGTGTTTTAACGTCTTCGTTGTTTCGCTGGAAAACCTGAAGGAGTTGTGGCAGCGCAAACAGGGGCAGGCTGGCGAGGATGCCCGGCTCGCCCGGTTTGAGCGCGCTGCAGTGGGCGATTATCTGCCCCCGGCACGCCGCCGGGCTCTCAGTGAGGCCCGTTCACTCCAGGAATCTCCAGACGCAATTCTGGACCGAACGGGTTTCGATGAGAGGTCGCAGGAACCCGACATCGGTGCGGCGACGATCCTGGGGCAGATCGTGAGCGAACCTGACGCCGTGGCGGCCCGGAAAACCGGTGCAAAGTCGTGGGGAACGCTCGTTGTGATGGACAGCGGCGGAGGGCAGGGCCGTGCGGTTCAGCTCCGGGCATCACCTTTTGTGATCGGTCGTGAAGGATGTGACCTGAACCTGCGGGACATCGAGATCAGCCGCCGTCATCTGGAACTGCTCTGGCGGGACGAGCCATTCGCACGCGACCTCGGTTCAACCAACGGTTCGTTTCTGAACGGGAAACGGATCGGCGAAGTGCAGCTCCGGCATCAGGATCAGATCGAACTGGGACGGTCCCGGATGCTTTTCCTGGCCTCGGAGCCGGTCCGGATTGCACCCGTACCGGCTGGGGACTTGCCGGTATCGGAGCTGACGCTCTCGCTGAGCCGGCTCCGGCCAGTGAAAGCGGCCGCACAGGGGGACACCCCGGTCTGTGCCGGACTTGATGTGATTGAGGGTCCGGATACGGGACGTCACTACCGGTTTGAACAGGCGAGCCTCCTGATCGGGCGTGAAGCCCCCGACATACGGCTCTCCGACCGGCAGGTTTCCCGCAAGCACTGTCAGGTCGAGCTGCTGTCGCGGGACCAGATATTCGTCAAGGACCTCGCCTCTCGCAACGGAACGGCGGTTAACGGGGTGATGGTGAAATATGCCCGCCTCGCACCGGGCGACCGGATAACGGTGGGCGATACGACACTTGTGTTCCTGATGGAGGGATGA
- a CDS encoding response regulator, translating into MKRILIADDDSTHVETVSQALSGVGYEVKTAADGRTAQSLFEAEKFDLLIVDVILPVMTGAELVQLIRMTEKGKTVPVLMTTGLFKSPGEKTHAIERYRISGYLTKPFPTDELLSTVSGLIGGGVKTEKPGTVSGEIAGIINGTTTSKLLTYVHQNRVTGILQLEQGDYYRKIYMMGGFPVYAASNISGEVLGRHLVAIGLISHADYERSIETMTRTARRQGDVLIEMGVITSDDLYEALRSHIREKILNAFGWNTGHYILRRTDAEFGNIEVFEYDINDIMLTGIRRFYTADILLPELKRLTSLRLMKADKSDTVISRLSLMPAEKMTLDAVDGKLTLGEILDRRKDRLLSALQSIYALLLLGVLRIHIPDRTGTAKTSSSLPPRSEGHVAAEQARLEQMVRDQTATLRKDFQSQLEQMDQRPAESAKAPVKSKLAASIHSRFVDVMKKNLFDVLGVSASSREVEISAAYQREASKYPPFSLPRDIEPEARQEAEEAFARVQLARDTLLDPERCKQYLAELHALEGRTNPPPAVHANETERWFAKGRDLLEQKRYMAAGEAFQKAFELNTSELESYAFWAWTQYLENRESRPPLLCRQVTDMIDGVLRDQPGSEAANLMRAEIALDNGEPETARIWIQAAMQTNPSSAWARELLKRIGQLGS; encoded by the coding sequence TTGAAACGCATCCTGATCGCCGATGACGACTCCACTCATGTTGAGACGGTGAGCCAGGCCCTTTCCGGGGTAGGCTACGAGGTCAAGACGGCCGCCGATGGACGCACGGCGCAGAGCCTGTTCGAGGCGGAGAAATTCGATCTTCTCATCGTCGATGTCATCCTGCCGGTCATGACCGGTGCCGAACTGGTCCAGCTCATCCGGATGACAGAGAAAGGAAAAACGGTTCCAGTCCTGATGACCACGGGTCTGTTCAAGTCTCCCGGCGAAAAGACCCACGCCATCGAACGCTACCGGATATCGGGATATCTCACCAAGCCATTTCCAACCGACGAACTGCTCTCCACTGTGTCGGGCCTTATTGGCGGCGGCGTAAAGACGGAAAAACCCGGTACAGTGAGCGGCGAAATCGCCGGGATCATCAACGGCACGACGACCAGCAAACTTCTCACTTATGTGCATCAGAACCGCGTAACCGGCATTCTGCAGCTTGAGCAGGGTGACTACTACCGGAAGATCTACATGATGGGCGGATTTCCGGTGTATGCCGCGTCGAATATCTCCGGTGAAGTGCTTGGCCGGCACCTCGTTGCCATCGGGCTCATCAGCCATGCCGATTACGAGCGGTCCATCGAGACCATGACACGCACTGCCCGGCGGCAGGGCGATGTGCTGATCGAAATGGGCGTTATTACTTCAGATGATCTTTACGAGGCCCTCCGCTCCCATATCCGGGAAAAAATACTGAACGCATTTGGCTGGAACACGGGACACTACATACTTCGCCGGACCGATGCCGAATTCGGTAATATCGAAGTATTCGAATACGACATCAATGATATCATGCTGACCGGAATTCGCCGGTTCTATACGGCGGACATCCTGCTTCCGGAACTGAAACGGCTGACCAGCCTTCGTCTCATGAAGGCGGACAAATCCGATACGGTCATCTCCCGGCTCTCCCTGATGCCGGCGGAAAAAATGACGTTGGACGCCGTGGACGGGAAACTGACGCTGGGCGAAATACTGGACCGCCGGAAGGACCGCCTCCTCTCGGCACTCCAGTCCATTTACGCGCTGCTCCTCCTGGGAGTCCTGAGAATCCACATTCCCGACCGCACTGGCACCGCCAAGACCAGTTCATCCCTTCCGCCCCGGTCCGAAGGGCATGTCGCGGCCGAGCAGGCAAGGCTTGAGCAGATGGTCAGGGACCAGACGGCCACACTCCGCAAGGATTTCCAGAGCCAGCTGGAGCAGATGGACCAGCGGCCAGCCGAGTCTGCGAAAGCCCCGGTCAAATCGAAGCTTGCCGCCAGCATACACAGCCGCTTTGTGGACGTGATGAAGAAAAACCTTTTCGACGTGCTAGGCGTGAGCGCCAGTTCACGGGAAGTGGAAATATCGGCAGCCTATCAGCGCGAAGCATCCAAATACCCGCCGTTCAGCCTCCCGCGGGATATCGAGCCCGAGGCCCGGCAGGAAGCCGAAGAAGCATTCGCCCGGGTGCAGCTGGCCCGGGACACGCTTCTCGATCCTGAGCGCTGCAAGCAGTACCTGGCCGAACTTCATGCACTGGAGGGACGTACCAACCCGCCTCCCGCTGTTCATGCAAATGAAACCGAGCGATGGTTCGCCAAGGGACGTGACCTGCTGGAACAGAAACGGTACATGGCTGCGGGCGAGGCTTTCCAGAAAGCCTTTGAACTGAATACCAGTGAACTGGAGTCTTACGCCTTCTGGGCCTGGACACAGTATCTGGAAAACCGCGAAAGCAGGCCGCCGCTGCTTTGCCGGCAGGTGACGGACATGATCGATGGTGTGCTCCGCGACCAGCCGGGCAGCGAGGCCGCGAACCTCATGCGTGCAGAGATTGCCCTGGATAATGGCGAACCGGAAACTGCACGTATCTGGATCCAGGCCGCCATGCAGACGAACCCGTCTTCCGCATGGGCCCGCGAACTGCTGAAAAGGATCGGGCAGTTGGGTTCCTAG
- a CDS encoding bile acid:sodium symporter family protein, whose protein sequence is MRDVWIFLGLILVLGGVATAQPEWFASAGKWIPLMLGVVMFGMGVTLETGDFGRVVRRPLPVLLGACLQYGVMPVAGLAAAWLTGAEPVVLLGFVLVGAAPGGTASNVIAYFARADVPLSVTMTAISTMLAPLFMPFWTKLLAGHALPVDFLGMAKSTFQIVVIPVVLGMLAGSAGPRLRELSGKVMPLISGAIVAFIIAIIVAGSRDRLLAVPVAIFLGVLLHNGFGLCVGWLTPRLMGRSPAECRTMAIEVGMQNSGLAAALAAVHFPAGAGLPAALFSAWQNLSGAALASIWRSRPAVGYGEPRRSGLFASKKKTGENSAP, encoded by the coding sequence ATGCGGGACGTCTGGATATTCCTGGGGCTTATTCTGGTGCTGGGGGGCGTGGCAACGGCCCAGCCGGAGTGGTTTGCATCTGCCGGAAAGTGGATTCCCCTGATGCTCGGGGTAGTGATGTTCGGCATGGGTGTAACGCTGGAAACGGGGGATTTTGGCCGGGTAGTCCGGCGTCCGCTCCCGGTCCTTCTTGGCGCCTGCCTCCAGTATGGAGTGATGCCGGTAGCAGGCCTGGCAGCAGCGTGGCTGACCGGTGCGGAGCCGGTGGTACTTCTGGGGTTCGTGCTCGTGGGGGCGGCTCCTGGCGGTACTGCATCGAACGTGATCGCTTATTTCGCCCGGGCTGATGTGCCCCTGTCAGTGACGATGACTGCCATCTCCACGATGCTGGCACCGCTTTTCATGCCGTTCTGGACAAAGCTCCTTGCCGGACACGCGCTTCCGGTGGATTTTCTGGGCATGGCGAAAAGCACGTTCCAGATTGTCGTGATACCGGTTGTTCTGGGCATGCTTGCGGGCAGTGCGGGACCTCGACTGCGCGAACTTTCGGGTAAAGTCATGCCGCTGATTTCGGGCGCGATCGTGGCCTTCATCATCGCCATCATTGTCGCCGGAAGCCGGGACCGGCTGCTGGCCGTACCAGTGGCAATCTTTCTGGGAGTCTTGCTTCATAATGGATTTGGTCTGTGTGTGGGGTGGCTAACCCCCCGGTTGATGGGGAGATCCCCGGCCGAGTGCCGTACGATGGCAATTGAAGTGGGAATGCAGAACTCCGGGCTTGCCGCGGCACTGGCGGCGGTCCATTTCCCGGCAGGCGCGGGGCTTCCGGCAGCGCTGTTCAGTGCCTGGCAGAACCTGTCCGGGGCAGCTTTGGCATCTATCTGGCGCAGCCGCCCCGCAGTGGGGTATGGTGAGCCCCGGCGATCTGGGCTATTCGCCAGCAAAAAGAAGACAGGGGAGAACTCCGCTCCATGA
- a CDS encoding nitroreductase encodes MNVLQAIEARHSVRAFAKQPVDPALIWKILEAGRKAPSWSNSQPWEFAVIAGEPLNALRKEMYETGRRGVPRNPDIPHPKTFPDRHQNRRRLNAKMLFSALNIPREDSAQREEFNLSMLRFFDAPVGIILLMDSQLDGTWSVLDMGCCLQNIMLAAVELGLGTCAEASITAYPDVVRKHLHMGKEKRVMCGLALGHPERGTVLGDFRSIRVALDEISYWIGIDPPLRGGEHEPGSGTGI; translated from the coding sequence ATGAACGTATTGCAGGCAATCGAGGCGCGCCACAGTGTCCGGGCATTTGCGAAGCAGCCGGTTGATCCGGCACTGATCTGGAAAATCCTCGAGGCTGGCCGGAAGGCCCCGTCGTGGTCGAATTCCCAGCCCTGGGAGTTTGCCGTTATCGCCGGTGAACCGCTGAATGCACTCCGCAAGGAGATGTACGAAACCGGTCGGCGTGGGGTTCCGCGCAATCCGGATATCCCGCATCCCAAGACCTTTCCCGACCGGCACCAGAACCGCCGCCGGCTGAACGCGAAGATGCTCTTTTCGGCGCTGAATATCCCACGCGAGGACAGTGCACAGCGCGAGGAGTTCAACCTGTCGATGCTGAGGTTCTTTGACGCGCCGGTGGGAATAATTCTCTTGATGGATTCGCAACTGGATGGAACCTGGTCGGTGCTCGACATGGGTTGCTGCCTGCAGAACATCATGCTGGCGGCGGTTGAACTGGGACTCGGCACCTGTGCCGAGGCGTCGATTACCGCCTATCCGGATGTGGTGAGAAAGCATTTGCACATGGGCAAGGAAAAACGCGTTATGTGCGGGCTCGCGCTTGGCCACCCGGAGCGGGGGACAGTGCTGGGTGACTTCCGGAGCATCCGTGTGGCGCTCGACGAGATTTCCTACTGGATCGGAATTGATCCGCCGCTGCGCGGCGGCGAGCACGAGCCGGGTTCAGGGACGGGAATCTAG
- a CDS encoding BamA/TamA family outer membrane protein, translating into MTAGPGATHAKSVPDAMEAGEGPGDKAYEQTPERPESNEKPVDDFLDSEWFPLNWPAMGFESAARPVIWTVEFIDRYRIHRRVYDLLTNDERTAAIYPFASFGNEGLNRVGIRAFHRNLFNERKVARISMDWDMDRSVTQRFRYTDPSVLGSSFYAGMDQKFGRYMDTRYYGLGNQSLKANRYSFRSDYESVTIQSGYGQGRNLGVGIALSVDHSEIRPSVPATPGTTAGVTPEQLGVIHDKTLLGVAGVARFDRRRWRAETLEGYRLLATLGMFASPGGNPSRFLKWSVDAAWFQPLIHRGRVLVLRAWIESVHPLSGGEVGLFDLPAAGGDNFLRGFPTGRFRDRTAMVFSQEYRFPVWRFMDFTVFADEGRVMSGPGSISFADMHLSWGASIRSRRRDLFLWRFVFAQSKEGIRLNLSFNQEF; encoded by the coding sequence TTGACGGCAGGCCCTGGTGCAACCCATGCGAAATCCGTTCCTGACGCCATGGAAGCCGGTGAAGGGCCGGGCGATAAGGCCTACGAGCAAACACCGGAGCGCCCGGAAAGTAACGAAAAGCCGGTAGACGATTTTCTCGATTCTGAATGGTTCCCTCTCAACTGGCCCGCAATGGGTTTCGAAAGTGCTGCCCGGCCGGTTATCTGGACCGTGGAATTCATTGACCGGTACCGGATCCACCGTCGGGTTTATGATCTTCTCACCAATGACGAACGAACGGCGGCGATTTACCCGTTCGCCAGTTTTGGTAATGAAGGGCTGAACCGGGTCGGCATCCGGGCGTTTCACCGGAACCTTTTCAATGAACGCAAGGTGGCTCGGATTTCCATGGACTGGGACATGGACCGTTCAGTCACCCAGCGGTTTCGCTATACCGATCCCTCGGTGCTTGGATCCAGCTTTTATGCGGGCATGGATCAGAAGTTCGGGCGTTACATGGACACCCGCTATTACGGGCTGGGCAACCAGAGCCTGAAGGCGAACCGGTATTCGTTCCGGTCGGATTACGAATCAGTGACGATTCAGTCTGGCTATGGTCAAGGACGTAACCTGGGCGTGGGTATCGCCCTGTCCGTTGACCATTCGGAGATCCGGCCATCAGTGCCCGCCACGCCAGGGACAACAGCTGGAGTGACACCGGAGCAGCTTGGGGTAATTCATGACAAGACGCTGCTGGGAGTTGCCGGTGTGGCCAGATTCGACCGGCGTCGTTGGCGGGCAGAGACACTGGAGGGGTACCGGCTGCTGGCGACGCTTGGTATGTTTGCCTCTCCGGGCGGAAACCCCAGCCGGTTTCTGAAATGGTCGGTGGATGCGGCCTGGTTCCAGCCGCTGATTCACCGGGGGCGTGTCTTGGTGCTCAGGGCATGGATTGAATCCGTACATCCTCTGAGTGGAGGCGAGGTTGGCTTGTTCGACCTGCCTGCAGCCGGTGGGGACAATTTCCTCCGGGGGTTTCCCACCGGCCGGTTCCGTGACCGGACGGCGATGGTATTTTCGCAGGAGTACCGGTTTCCGGTCTGGCGATTTATGGATTTTACGGTGTTTGCTGATGAGGGCCGGGTCATGTCCGGCCCCGGTTCGATCTCCTTTGCAGACATGCATCTGTCGTGGGGTGCAAGCATCCGGTCCCGGCGGCGGGATCTGTTCCTCTGGCGGTTCGTTTTTGCACAGAGCAAGGAAGGGATTCGGCTGAATCTTTCCTTCAATCAGGAGTTTTAG
- a CDS encoding response regulator — translation MPRTILIADADQPFAEAIRDALSKRKVQADIVASGKETTERIAGKMPDLLLLSLELPDASGYVICKKIKEQSSLPIIIVSKEATDKDFERHKKLKVAAQDYLRKPIDTADVVRSIENLVGFDEGGIDMDEVASKIDAMFEEHATDKELELRAKEIDRLKKEVEDAKEETAKALQSGEAGRQASAKILQLEEANRKLTKQVQELESAQGNAASQATATELVHAQERISQLEAELAAAAGGADEHRQLLEQQVAELNQKLAEAEARIAEYDKTLEELQAQAAEAETLRQSLAEWEKSFEQAQAQVNEYHELAESRAAELEQAQAHVAELSAQAEAYTEAAQALEAKNAEVAELEQRLESFNAELQKQVEIAQGLESRLRDETEQLREEMQAQEEEAASQIVQFQQRLPELEAHAQALEQQNAELQAAAQNADSHYQQQFQEIEASYQKQMEDLAKQYEEQMQSQIADYQAQQEQYIQEIQQQSQQAMEEYVKQAEAVTNQYNELVAQYEELRNQYENLSKIYEDSKARAKQSLAQAMAMLEQQQVD, via the coding sequence ATGCCCCGAACTATTTTGATCGCAGATGCCGACCAGCCTTTTGCCGAGGCTATCAGGGACGCACTTTCCAAACGAAAGGTGCAGGCGGATATCGTCGCCTCCGGCAAGGAGACGACAGAGCGTATCGCCGGGAAGATGCCGGACCTGCTGCTGCTCTCGCTCGAACTCCCTGACGCCTCCGGATACGTCATCTGCAAGAAAATCAAGGAACAGAGCAGCCTGCCGATCATCATCGTCTCGAAGGAAGCGACCGACAAGGATTTCGAACGTCACAAGAAGCTGAAAGTCGCCGCGCAGGACTACCTCCGGAAACCGATTGATACAGCCGATGTTGTCCGGTCGATCGAGAACCTTGTCGGATTCGACGAAGGCGGCATCGACATGGATGAAGTCGCCTCGAAGATCGACGCAATGTTCGAGGAACACGCCACTGACAAGGAACTGGAGCTACGGGCCAAGGAAATCGACCGGCTGAAGAAAGAAGTAGAGGACGCCAAGGAGGAAACCGCCAAGGCGCTCCAGTCCGGCGAAGCGGGCCGTCAGGCATCGGCAAAAATCCTCCAGCTCGAGGAAGCCAACCGGAAGCTCACCAAGCAGGTCCAGGAACTGGAATCGGCCCAAGGGAATGCCGCCAGCCAGGCGACGGCTACCGAGCTCGTCCATGCACAGGAACGTATCAGCCAGCTCGAAGCCGAACTGGCGGCTGCCGCCGGCGGGGCCGATGAACACCGCCAGTTGCTTGAGCAACAGGTTGCCGAACTCAACCAGAAGCTCGCCGAAGCCGAAGCCCGCATCGCCGAATATGACAAGACACTTGAGGAGTTGCAGGCACAGGCAGCCGAGGCCGAAACGCTCAGGCAAAGCCTTGCAGAGTGGGAAAAATCATTCGAGCAGGCTCAGGCCCAGGTGAATGAATACCACGAGCTGGCTGAAAGCCGCGCTGCCGAACTGGAACAGGCGCAGGCACACGTCGCTGAACTCTCTGCCCAGGCAGAGGCCTACACAGAGGCCGCACAGGCACTGGAAGCCAAGAACGCCGAGGTAGCGGAACTGGAGCAGCGGCTAGAAAGTTTCAACGCCGAACTCCAGAAACAGGTTGAAATCGCCCAGGGACTCGAAAGCCGGCTCCGGGACGAAACCGAACAGCTTCGCGAGGAAATGCAGGCCCAGGAAGAGGAAGCAGCCAGCCAGATCGTCCAGTTCCAGCAGCGGCTTCCCGAACTGGAAGCCCACGCGCAGGCCCTGGAGCAGCAGAATGCCGAACTTCAGGCCGCCGCACAGAACGCCGACAGCCATTACCAGCAGCAGTTCCAGGAGATCGAGGCCAGCTACCAGAAACAGATGGAGGATCTGGCCAAACAGTACGAAGAACAGATGCAGTCCCAGATCGCCGATTACCAGGCGCAGCAGGAACAGTACATCCAGGAAATCCAGCAGCAGTCGCAGCAGGCCATGGAAGAATACGTCAAGCAGGCCGAGGCGGTTACGAACCAGTACAACGAACTGGTTGCCCAGTACGAGGAACTCCGCAACCAGTACGAAAACCTGTCAAAGATTTATGAGGACTCCAAGGCCCGGGCCAAGCAATCCCTGGCACAGGCGATGGCCATGCTGGAACAGCAGCAAGTGGATTGA
- a CDS encoding MBL fold metallo-hydrolase has protein sequence MKVTILGSGTSTGVPVIGCPCRVCTSGNPKNRRLRVSAYLDTGTRKILIDCSPDFRRQALDNGLKRVDAVLFTHDHADHCHGIDDLRMMNYLQGYQPIPCWAPTPSAERLLGRFGYAFGMSSYPGAPKLKLTPIEPGRFDCLDLPEVEAIPVPHGPAGTTFAYRIGPFAYVTDCNDVPAAARERLRNLDVLVLDALRWDPHPTHMSISSSLAVVEDLAPRLCIFTHMTHDVDHDELQGKMPGNVLVGYDGLSSEVRVPAA, from the coding sequence ATGAAGGTCACCATTCTGGGATCAGGAACCTCGACCGGTGTTCCCGTCATCGGGTGTCCATGCCGTGTCTGTACATCCGGAAATCCCAAGAACCGGCGACTCCGGGTTTCTGCCTACCTGGACACGGGCACTCGGAAAATTCTCATCGACTGTTCGCCTGACTTCCGCCGGCAGGCACTCGACAACGGACTGAAACGGGTGGATGCAGTGCTGTTCACCCATGACCACGCCGATCACTGTCACGGGATCGATGACCTCCGGATGATGAACTACCTTCAGGGTTACCAGCCCATACCCTGCTGGGCGCCAACACCATCTGCCGAACGGCTGCTGGGCCGCTTTGGATACGCGTTCGGCATGTCGTCATATCCCGGAGCCCCGAAACTGAAGCTGACTCCCATCGAACCGGGCCGGTTTGATTGTCTCGACCTCCCGGAAGTGGAAGCCATACCAGTGCCTCATGGACCCGCCGGAACGACCTTTGCCTACCGGATCGGCCCATTTGCATATGTAACGGACTGTAATGATGTGCCTGCCGCCGCTCGCGAACGGCTCCGGAATCTCGATGTACTGGTCCTGGACGCCCTCAGGTGGGATCCGCACCCCACGCACATGTCCATTTCCAGTTCGCTCGCCGTGGTGGAGGATCTTGCTCCCCGGCTGTGCATATTTACCCATATGACGCATGATGTTGACCATGATGAGCTGCAGGGGAAGATGCCGGGAAATGTGCTGGTCGGATACGACGGTCTCTCCTCCGAGGTCCGTGTCCCGGCCGCCTGA
- the cysK gene encoding cysteine synthase A: MNSGLYNDILELIGNTPAIRLRRVVEAGSAEVFGKLEYQNPGGSVKDRIGFSMIMGAEKAGRLKPGMTVVEPTSGNTGIALALVCAVKGYKLILTMPETMSLERRKLLKAYGAELVLTPGPEGMRGAIAKAQEIAATGPDYFMPQQFDNPDNPKVHRETTAREIIRQMDGKIDAFVAGVGTGGTITGVGEVLKQEVGPHVQVVAVEPTASPVLSGGKPGPHRIQGIGAGFVPSILNTKIYQRVIQVSNEDAFAMARRLAQEEGILCGISSGANVTASLQVAKELGAGKRVLCIIPSYGERYLSTGLFD; the protein is encoded by the coding sequence ATGAACAGCGGCTTGTACAACGACATTCTGGAACTGATTGGCAACACACCAGCCATCCGGCTGCGGCGCGTCGTCGAAGCGGGCTCGGCCGAAGTGTTCGGAAAGCTCGAGTATCAAAATCCCGGCGGATCGGTAAAGGACCGGATCGGGTTTTCGATGATCATGGGCGCTGAAAAGGCTGGACGCCTGAAACCCGGCATGACAGTGGTGGAACCCACTTCCGGCAATACCGGTATCGCTCTTGCCCTCGTGTGTGCGGTAAAGGGCTACAAGCTGATCCTCACCATGCCGGAAACCATGTCACTGGAGCGCCGCAAGCTGCTGAAAGCCTACGGCGCCGAACTGGTACTCACGCCGGGGCCGGAAGGGATGCGCGGCGCGATTGCCAAGGCGCAGGAAATCGCCGCCACCGGGCCCGACTATTTCATGCCCCAGCAGTTCGACAATCCTGACAACCCGAAGGTTCACCGCGAGACGACAGCACGCGAGATCATCCGCCAGATGGACGGGAAGATAGACGCGTTCGTGGCGGGCGTCGGGACTGGCGGAACCATTACCGGCGTCGGTGAAGTCCTGAAGCAGGAGGTGGGACCTCACGTTCAGGTAGTTGCCGTGGAACCCACCGCTTCACCCGTACTTTCTGGCGGCAAGCCAGGACCGCACCGGATCCAGGGCATCGGCGCGGGATTCGTGCCCAGCATCCTCAACACGAAAATCTACCAGCGTGTCATCCAGGTCTCCAACGAAGACGCCTTCGCCATGGCCCGGCGGCTTGCGCAGGAAGAGGGCATCCTCTGCGGAATCTCATCTGGCGCGAACGTGACTGCCTCCCTTCAGGTGGCCAAGGAACTGGGCGCCGGGAAGCGCGTCCTCTGCATCATCCCGTCTTACGGCGAGCGGTACCTGTCCACCGGCCTGTTTGACTGA